The Nitrosomonas sp. genomic sequence AAAAAACGCTTTTTAACATCGTTTGCGATAAATAAAGCTAATTTATAATCAGAAAATCATACAAAAATACATTTTTATTACTTTGATTTCGTGTCTTTCTTTGAGTAAAAGAAAAAATTCAATTGTAAAGGGGTAACAAATAAATGGGGGGCTGGTCGCGAATCAAGAATGTTAGCCCCAAGTAGTAATGTCCGCTGGTGGTTAAACTCACCCCTGTTAAAAAACAGCGGCGGATTATTTGGAAAATGGACAAGCTCATGAGTCAAAAAGAAGTAAAACGGTTACAAATACTAGATAGATTGAGAGAGGGAAAAATCAGCCAGCAGGAGGCAGCGCAGCAAATGGACATCAGCACCCGTCAGGCGCGACGGCTGGCCAAGCGTTATCAGCGGGAAGGTCTGGCCAGGTTGATCAGCAAGAAACGCGGCTGCGCTTCGAATCACCGGCTCGATGGAACTCTCCGTGCCACAGTCATCCAGCTGATTGGCGCACATTACTGCGACTTCGGCCCGACGCTAGCTTGCGAGAAGCTGGTCGAGCTGCACAGTATGCATTTGTCCGTCGAAAGCACCCGGCGAATTACGGTGACAGTTTACTGAATATGCTAATTATGCTATGCTTCCAGCATGGCTCGCTTACCTCGTATTGTCATTCCCGGCTATCCGCATCACGTGACACAACGTGGTAATCGCCGCGCTCCAACATTCTTTGAAGATGGTGACTACGAGCTTTATGTGGCATTGCTGGGAGAAGCAGCCCGAAAGGCCAGAACAGAGATCTGGTGTTACTGCCTGATGCCCAATCATGTGCATATCATTGTTGTTCCCTCGGATGAGGATGGATTGCGCCGTACTTTTGCCGATGCCCATCGGCGTTATACCGGATATATAAATGCCCGCCTGCGAGTGACAGGGCATTTATGGCAAGGGCGGTTTGGCTCGGTTGTGATGGATGAGGAACACCTGGCTCATGCCGTGCGATACGTCTCGATGAACCCGGTTCGTGCCGGGTTGGTTGAACGGGCAGAAGCGTGGCGCTGGTCAAGTGTTGCCAGTCATCTTTCAGCACAGGACAACGAGTTGGTCAAAGTTGCGCCTGTGCTGGATCGTTATGGTGATTTCGCTACCTTTCTTGCTCAGGAAGAGGTTGCTGGAGCATTCAAAAGGCTTCGTCAGTCAGAAACAACGGGGCGACCTTTGGGTTCGGAGGATTGGATCGAAAAGTTAGCGGCAATGACCGGCCGTGAACTTAAAGCGAAAAAACGTGGCCCCAAAAGAATAAGGGGTGGGAGTTAAATATATTTAGTAAACTGTCACCGTAAGTCCAGTAAACTGTCACCGTAAGTCCAGTAAACTGTCACCGTAAGTCCACCGTAAGTCGTCGTAAGTTCAGTCAGTATCCGGCAACAGCCGTGACGGCAGTTTTGGGTCTCAGATTGTCGGTAAACATTAGCGCCGGTGCATCTCCGTGGTCGATAAAACTCCTGGCCTTTATATCAAAAGTATGGCTACTCAATAAGCACGGTTGCAGAATAGACAACTATTCTTGTGAGATTATTGCTATTTTAATGTGGAGATAAACTCCGATACGGCTTTCATTTCCTTGACACTCATGCGCGAGACAACTGTTTGCATGGAGTTGTTCATGTCGTTATTTCGTGTTCCGTGACGAAATGCCTGCAACTGTGAAAAAGTATAAGTGGCATGCTGACCACCCACTCTTGGATAATGTGGCGGAATGCCCTGTCCGGTAACCGAATGGCAGCTGGAGCAAGCCGGAACTGAGTTTTCCAGATTGCCACTGAGATAGATTTTCTTGCCTAATTCCAGTATAGATTCATTATCGGTATTATTGACGCCCGCCTGGGGTTGCTGGTGTGCGTAATAGGCGGCAAGATTTTCCATGTCGTCATCACTAAGGCTGGCAACCATCGAGGCCATGATGGGGTTATCCCTTTGTGCTGATTTTTTATCCCCTGTTCTAAAATCATTGAGCTGTTTGGCAGTATATTCAGCATATTGACCAGCCAGGATCGGATTGTTGGGGATAATGCTGTTGCCGTCCGAATTATGGCAACCTGCGCAAATCCCGGTAGCGATTTCCTTGCCTTTTTCGGCATCACCACCAGGGATGGCAGGGTTGGCAAACGCAAAACCGGAGACAATGAGCGTCAACGCTGCGACAACAATTTCAGATTTTTTCATGATTGTCTTATTAAGGTTGTAATTAAGAGAGGGAGACTGCCCGTCATTTTAGCAAGATTTGCAGAATCTGGTAAATGAGTCAGCAACTCTGTGCATAATATGTGCCATGAAAACCTTGCTCATATTTCTGATAATTGCCAATATCAGTACGGCTTGTTATTTTTATTTTTTTAAACATGAACGTGAAGGGGCGGCTGTGTCGCTGCTTCATCCAGAGAAAATTATCCTATTGCCATTCAAACAATAGAAAACATAGTAGCTGATAAAACAGCTGGATTGTATTATCCATGAATAATTTGGGGTCTTAACGGGAGTTGGTGTGGCGGTCAAAATAAAAACGAAAGAAGAAATCGAAACTATGCGGGTGGCAGGTAGGCTGGCAGCAGAGGTTCTTGATTATATTGAGCCATTTGTTCAGCCTGGAGTCACTACCGGCAAACTCGACGAACTGTGTCACCACTATATGGTGGATGTCCAGAAAACTATTCCGGCACCACTGAATTATGCGCCACCGGGTTATAGTCCATTTCCAAAATCGATCTGTACTTCGGTGAATCATCAGATATGCCATGGTGTGCCGGGGGAGAAACGACTCAAGGACGGGGATATTGTCAATATCGATGTGACGGTAATTTACGAAGGTTATCATGGGGATACGAGTCGCATGTTTTTTATCGGTCAGCCGTCTATTCAGGCAAAAAGACTTTGTGAGTTAACTTTTGAGGCTATGTGGCGTGGAATCGAAACTATTCATGCCGGAAGTCGGCTGGGTGATATTGGGCATGCTATTCAACAGCTGGCGGAACATGCAGGTTATAGCATCGTAAAAGAGTTTTGTGGACATGGGGTGGGTGCGCAGTTTCATGAGGATCCACAGGTGTTGCACTATGGACGTCCCGGTACCGGAATGGAATTGAAGCCAGGTATGGTAATTACGGTTGAACCCATGATTAATGCGGGAAAGGCGGCAATCAAGTCGCTGCCGGATGGCTGGACAATCATTACCAAGGATAGAAGTCTGTCGGCGCAGTGGGAACATACTGTACTGGTCACGGAGAACGGATATGAGGTGCTGACAGTTTCTGCCGGTACGCCAGCCAAACCGGTCTATTGTTATGCGACCAGATAACTTCCCTTTTCCAGAGATCACTAAACATAATGAAGACTATATCGCGCTGTAATGATCGTTCTCCAACCCAGCTTCGTCCCGTTAAACTGACCCGTGGCTATACGCGTTATGCAGCGGGTTCGGTGCTGGTCGAATATGGTGAAACCAAGGTATTGTGTCAGGCGAGTGTTATTGAAAAAATACCCCCTTTTCTTAAAGGTAAAGGTCAGGGGTGGCTGACGGCGGAGTATGGCATGTTGCCCTGCTCAACAGGGGAACGCATGCAACGCGAGGCCGTAAAAGGCAGTCAGTCTGGGCGCACTATGGAAATCCAGCGCTTGATCGGTCGCGCACTCCGCGCGGTGGTGGATTTGAGCAAACTTGGTGAGCGTACTGTGCAGATCGATTGTGATGTTATTCAGGCCGATGGCGGTACGCGTACCGCAAGTATTACCGGCGCATTTGTCGCATTGTGTGACGCGGTACGGGTGCTGTTGACGCAGGAAGCCATTCAGTTCAGCCCTGTTTTAGATCACGTTGCCGCGACTTCAGTTGGTTTGGTGAAGGGCTGTCCGCTGCTGGATCTGGACTACGCCGAGGATTCTAGCTGTGATACAGACATGAATGTCGTGATGACCGGCAAGGGCGGTTTGATCGAAATTCAGGGTACGGCCGAAGGCCAGACCTTTACTCGTCAGGAACTGGATGCAATGCTTGATCTCGCTCAGCAAGGGATTGCGGAGCTGATTAATCTGCAAAAACAGGCGCTTGCTTCCGGGTAATGAGCAACTTTACTATGCAACCTTATTTTGAAAAAATTATTCTAGCCAGTGGTAATGCCGGTAAATTAACCGAGATTCAGCAAATTCTTGGGCCACTTGGAATTGAAGCTATCGCGCAGTCAGTTTTTACGGTGCCTGAAATCGATGAACCATTCGATACGTTTCTGGAGAACGCCTTGCTTAAGGCGCGTCACGCCAGTCGGCTGAGTGGTCTGCCTGCGCTTGCGGATGATTCCGGTATCTGTGTCAATGTCTTGCATGGTGAGCCTGGCGTGCGTTCGGCACGTTATGGGGGAGAGCCGAAGTCGGATGAGCGCAACAACCAGATGTTGGTGCAGGCACTGGAAAATCACTCCGACCGTAGCGCCTGTTTTTATTGTGTGCTTGTCTTGGTAAGACATGCCGCCGACCCCCAGCCTATTATTGCGGATGGCTGCTGGCAGGGACAAATTATTTCGCAGCCTCGTGGCATGAATGGGTTTGGTTAT encodes the following:
- a CDS encoding helix-turn-helix domain-containing protein, producing the protein MSQKEVKRLQILDRLREGKISQQEAAQQMDISTRQARRLAKRYQREGLARLISKKRGCASNHRLDGTLRATVIQLIGAHYCDFGPTLACEKLVELHSMHLSVESTRRITVTVY
- a CDS encoding transposase, with translation MARLPRIVIPGYPHHVTQRGNRRAPTFFEDGDYELYVALLGEAARKARTEIWCYCLMPNHVHIIVVPSDEDGLRRTFADAHRRYTGYINARLRVTGHLWQGRFGSVVMDEEHLAHAVRYVSMNPVRAGLVERAEAWRWSSVASHLSAQDNELVKVAPVLDRYGDFATFLAQEEVAGAFKRLRQSETTGRPLGSEDWIEKLAAMTGRELKAKKRGPKRIRGGS
- a CDS encoding cytochrome c4; the protein is MKKSEIVVAALTLIVSGFAFANPAIPGGDAEKGKEIATGICAGCHNSDGNSIIPNNPILAGQYAEYTAKQLNDFRTGDKKSAQRDNPIMASMVASLSDDDMENLAAYYAHQQPQAGVNNTDNESILELGKKIYLSGNLENSVPACSSCHSVTGQGIPPHYPRVGGQHATYTFSQLQAFRHGTRNNDMNNSMQTVVSRMSVKEMKAVSEFISTLK
- the map gene encoding type I methionyl aminopeptidase; protein product: MAVKIKTKEEIETMRVAGRLAAEVLDYIEPFVQPGVTTGKLDELCHHYMVDVQKTIPAPLNYAPPGYSPFPKSICTSVNHQICHGVPGEKRLKDGDIVNIDVTVIYEGYHGDTSRMFFIGQPSIQAKRLCELTFEAMWRGIETIHAGSRLGDIGHAIQQLAEHAGYSIVKEFCGHGVGAQFHEDPQVLHYGRPGTGMELKPGMVITVEPMINAGKAAIKSLPDGWTIITKDRSLSAQWEHTVLVTENGYEVLTVSAGTPAKPVYCYATR
- the rph gene encoding ribonuclease PH, producing MKTISRCNDRSPTQLRPVKLTRGYTRYAAGSVLVEYGETKVLCQASVIEKIPPFLKGKGQGWLTAEYGMLPCSTGERMQREAVKGSQSGRTMEIQRLIGRALRAVVDLSKLGERTVQIDCDVIQADGGTRTASITGAFVALCDAVRVLLTQEAIQFSPVLDHVAATSVGLVKGCPLLDLDYAEDSSCDTDMNVVMTGKGGLIEIQGTAEGQTFTRQELDAMLDLAQQGIAELINLQKQALASG
- the rdgB gene encoding RdgB/HAM1 family non-canonical purine NTP pyrophosphatase, which codes for MQPYFEKIILASGNAGKLTEIQQILGPLGIEAIAQSVFTVPEIDEPFDTFLENALLKARHASRLSGLPALADDSGICVNVLHGEPGVRSARYGGEPKSDERNNQMLVQALENHSDRSACFYCVLVLVRHAADPQPIIADGCWQGQIISQPRGMNGFGYDPYFFLPDLGRTSAELSSEQKNQLSHRGRALRKLVDILAEHRN